DNA sequence from the Devosia lacusdianchii genome:
GGACTGGGACATTGCCGCCGCCGCCGTAATCCTCGAAGAGTGTGGCATCGGCTTCGAAGACGTCTGCAGCGGGGTCCCGCAATTTAACAGACGAGATGTGCGCCACGGGGCGCTTGCGGCCCTCGGCGACATGAGCCTAAAACCGCTCGTCCATGCGGCACTGATCAAGGTCTATGGGTGCCCGGCTCCCGACGCCGATCCAGACCCCGCAGTGCCCGAACTCTCTTCTCCCGACGAACGGATTTGACCGATGGCTGAAAAAGAAGACCCCAACAAGCAGTTGCTGCACCTGGTGATCGGCGGCGAACTCTCGAGCATCGAAGGCGTGACGTTTGCCGATCTCGACAAGGTCGATATCGTTGGGCTCTATCCCAACTATGCCAGCGCCCAGGTCGCCTGGAAGCAGAAGGCCCAGCTCACGGTCGATAGCGCCCAGACGCGTTATTTCATTGTGCACCTGCACCGCCTGCTCGATCCGACGACGGATAAGAAGTAGCGAGCGTTAAGCCACCAGCGCATCCAATATTGCCTGCATCGCTCCAGGGCCGCCAATGCGTTGGCGGCCAATATTGGCGAGGCGCCGGCGCTCATCGTCGTCGCTGATCAGCTTGCGTAGGGCCGAGCCGATGGCCGGCACCTCAGCCGGCACCACCACGCGTGCATCACCAAACAGCATCTGTTCGTCATTGAAGCGCGACCGGCGATCTCGCGGGTTGACGAAGGTAATCGCCGGCTTGCCCAGTCCGAGCGCCTGCACGGTGGCGGTGCCCGCCTGAGACAGCACGAGATCGGACGCGCTGAGCAAATTGCCCATGGCTCCACCGCGCGCCATGTGGATGGTGAGGTCTCCGTCCGAAAGCTCGCCCAGATCGGCGGACTCGGCGCTGAGCATGGACGTGCGGCGCAGCCCGGTCTTCTTGGCAAGTTCGTCCACATTGATGCCGCCGGCAACGGCCAGGAACACGTCCGGACGCATTTCGGCTGGCAGGGTGCGCAACCCGTCGACCTGCAGCGCAAGGCTCTCCGCCGTCAGCGCGCGACTGCCGGGCAGCAGCGTCACCGCAAGCGGACGGCTGCGGCGGGGCCGGGCGTCATAGTCACCCTGCGGAATGGTATCCATCATCACATTGCCGGCCGAGCGGGCATCGACGCCCATCTGCTCGAGTGAGCGCGCCAGATTGTCGGCCCGGCAAAACACGGTCTTGCACGCCTGCTTGACGGTCCAGCGTTCCGGCGCTGAATACAGCCGGGCCGCACCGGTCTTGTAGACATCGAGATAATAGAGCCCCCGATGTCCGGTGAGAAAGGCGGCGATGACGCCGGTCATGTCACCGACGACGACGACGCGATCATACTTGCCGCGGATTTTGCGCAGGAAGCTCAGGGCAGGCGGCACTGTGTTGAAGCCGCCCGTCGCCATGTCGCGGCGCAACGAGCCTTTGACATTGCGCCAACCCTCGGACGCAAGGGTCGCACGAGGACCGACAATCGGGCAGACGCCGCTATAGGCATTGCCCGCGCCGATCATCGGGTAGGCTTCGACGTCGATGGTTTTTGGCAGGTGCGCAACAACAGCCGCGGCGATCCAGTCTTCGCCGTGCCCGTTGGAAATGAAGAGAAACCTGCGGCGGACTGACGCTTCCGCCACGGTTCAGGCCCCGAGGCCGAAGCGCTCGAAGGCGGTATGGGCCGCCGCGGCGTCGGCATAAGCCTCCTGCCGGTCGACATTCCAGTAGAACAGCTCGTCGAGTGGAATTGGTTTGCCCGATATGGCGCAGCGCACGAAGCTGCCGGGCTTCAGCACGACATAGTCGCCATCGAGATAGCGGATCACCGCCTCGGCGGGCGCAAAGCCCTTATCGAAGATGTTCATGCTGATATTCCTTCAACCTTGCCCATCGATATAGCGATCTATGCCCGCGCTCAAAAGAGGCTTTCCTGCGTGCCCCCATCGGACGGCGGACGTGGTTTCTTCTTGATGACCGGGCTACCGGCAATGGTGGCGCCCACTTCGCCATCGGCGAACTCGATGGAGACGGGCGCGCCCGGCTTGAGTCCCCCCCGCTCATGCACGAGGTTGCCCTCGTCATCCTTGACCACCGCATAGCCGCGCGCCAGCACACTCTTGTAGCTCAGCGACGTCAGCAGCTTGCCCGCCTGGGCCAGGGCGGCTCCACGCAAGCTGAGACCTTGCAGCATGCTGGCGTAAAGCCGGGTTGCCAACGGGCCGAGTTGCGCCTGCCCGTGGCGGATCTCTGCCCGCAAGGCATTGGGCGCCAGCTTGGGGCCGACGGCCTCCAGTTGCGCCCGCTTGCGCTCGACGAGACGTGCGGCGGCTATCGCAAGACGTTGGGCGCGTGGATCATAGGTCAGGCGCGACCGATCGACCGTCTTACGCAGCCCGGCATCGGAGCGCAAAGCCAGGTTCCGCAAGCGCTCCGCCGCTTCCTGCCGTTGCCCCTGCAACACGCGGGAGTTGAGCTTGGGCTCCACCCGCGCAAATCGCACGCGCAACACCTGAACCGAGTGGCGCAGATTGCCCAAGAGGTTCGAGGATGCATGGTCGAGCCGCTGCCGCTGCGTTGCGACCAGATCGGCCGGTCGCGGCAGACCGGCAGAAGCTGCCCGCAACCGGTCACGCGCGCTGCCCGCCAAGCGCCGCGCACCCTGGCGCTGGCGTGAGCCGAGATCGTCGACATAGGCGATGAGTTCGGCACGAACCGGCACGGCCGCCTCGGCCGCCGCCGTCGGGGTCGGCGCGCGCATGTCGGCCGCGTAATCGATCAGCGTCGTATCCGTCTCGTGGCCAACAGCCGAAATGACCGGAATACCGCTTGCCGCTACCGCCCGGACGACTGCTTCTTCGTTAAACCCCCACAGATCCTCGATCGATCCACCCCCGCGGGCCACGATCAGCAGGTCCGGTCGCGGGATCGAACCATTGGGCAACAGGGCGTTAAAGCTCTCGATGGCGTTGACCACCTCCGGTGCGCAGGTATCGCCTTGCACCCTCACCGGCCAGACCAGCACATGGCTGGGAAAGCGATCCTCCAGCCGATGCAGGATATCGCGGATGACCGCTCCCGTGGGCGAGGTTATGACCCCGATAACCCGCGGCAAATAGGGCAGGGGCCGCTTGCGCTCGCGCGCGAATAGGCCCTCCGCATGCAGCTTGCGCCGCCGCTCTTCCAGCAGCGCCATAAGCGCCCCGGCGCCGGCGGGCTCGATATTGTCGATGACGATCTGGTACTTCGACGACCGGGGAAAGGTGGTGAGCCGTCCCGTGGCGATCACCTCCAGGCCCTCGGCCGGCTTGAAGGTCAGGCGGGCATAGCTGGTTTTCCAGATGACCGCATCGATCGCCGCATTCTCGTCCTTGAGCGTGAAATAGGCGTGCCCCGACGAATGCTGGCCGCGA
Encoded proteins:
- a CDS encoding DUF4170 domain-containing protein, giving the protein MAEKEDPNKQLLHLVIGGELSSIEGVTFADLDKVDIVGLYPNYASAQVAWKQKAQLTVDSAQTRYFIVHLHRLLDPTTDKK
- a CDS encoding DUF2093 domain-containing protein, producing MNIFDKGFAPAEAVIRYLDGDYVVLKPGSFVRCAISGKPIPLDELFYWNVDRQEAYADAAAAHTAFERFGLGA
- the xseA gene encoding exodeoxyribonuclease VII large subunit, yielding MAEALTNAAEFTVSEISQAVKRAIEDEFGHVRVRGEISGFRGQHSSGHAYFTLKDENAAIDAVIWKTSYARLTFKPAEGLEVIATGRLTTFPRSSKYQIVIDNIEPAGAGALMALLEERRRKLHAEGLFARERKRPLPYLPRVIGVITSPTGAVIRDILHRLEDRFPSHVLVWPVRVQGDTCAPEVVNAIESFNALLPNGSIPRPDLLIVARGGGSIEDLWGFNEEAVVRAVAASGIPVISAVGHETDTTLIDYAADMRAPTPTAAAEAAVPVRAELIAYVDDLGSRQRQGARRLAGSARDRLRAASAGLPRPADLVATQRQRLDHASSNLLGNLRHSVQVLRVRFARVEPKLNSRVLQGQRQEAAERLRNLALRSDAGLRKTVDRSRLTYDPRAQRLAIAAARLVERKRAQLEAVGPKLAPNALRAEIRHGQAQLGPLATRLYASMLQGLSLRGAALAQAGKLLTSLSYKSVLARGYAVVKDDEGNLVHERGGLKPGAPVSIEFADGEVGATIAGSPVIKKKPRPPSDGGTQESLF